One genomic segment of Ricinus communis isolate WT05 ecotype wild-type chromosome 5, ASM1957865v1, whole genome shotgun sequence includes these proteins:
- the LOC8260317 gene encoding uncharacterized protein LOC8260317 isoform X2 — translation MAKYTKRLVVFLFLCLTNSLHLLTLSCSTSLQGSKDYAASRALQHEQGNAHEVHCSRERSRAAWKIIEEYLMPFVEKEHYQVSTGCRLHPDNDLYRDQEQHKIHEDGNEWRCGYCRKSFYEERYLNKHFDNRHYNLLNVSHSRCLADVCGALHCDFVMDSATRKTKCNPAAAARNKHLCEKRTSILYIIISVMILMLLSFFYIFMYLYRRGIKRGSQVLKRIPKNKHMKKSS, via the exons ATGGCGAAGTACACAAAACGGCTCGTcgtttttctatttctatgcTTGACAAATTCTCTTCATTTGTTGACTCTTTCTTGTTCTACTTCGCTTCAG GGTTCTAAAGACTATGCTGCTTCaag AGCTTTGCAGCATGAGCAAGGGAATGCCCATGAAGTGCATTGTTCAAGAGAAAGGAGTAGGGCAGCGTGGAAAATAATTGAGGAG TATTTGATGCCATTTGTTGAGAAGGAACATTATCAGGTTTCTACCGGGTGTAGGCTTCACCCTGATAATGACCTGTACAGGGATCAAGAGCAGCATAAGATCCATGAAGATGGAAATGAATGGCGATGTGGGTATTGTAGAAAGTCTTTCTACGAAGAGAGATATCTTAATAAGCATTTTGATAATAGACACTATAATCTGCTGAATGTG AGTCATAGTCGGTGCTTAGCAGACGTATGTGGTGCATTACATTGTGACTTTGTAATGGATTCTGCAACACGCAAGACTAAGTGCAATCCTGCAGCTGCTGCAAGGAATAAACATCTGTGTGAG AAGCGAACGAGTATACTGTACATCATAATATCTGTCATGATTTTGATGCTGCTgtcatttttctatattttcatGTACTTGTACAGGAG GGGAATAAAAAGGGGCAGCCAAGTACTGAAGCGGATACCAAAAAATAAACACATGAAGAAGTCTTCATAA
- the LOC8260317 gene encoding uncharacterized protein LOC8260317 isoform X1 yields the protein MAKYTKRLVVFLFLCLTNSLHLLTLSCSTSLQGSKDYAASRALQHEQGNAHEVHCSRERSRAAWKIIEEYLMPFVEKEHYQVSTGCRLHPDNDLYRDQEQHKIHEDGNEWRCGYCRKSFYEERYLNKHFDNRHYNLLNVSHSRCLADVCGALHCDFVMDSATRKTKCNPAAAARNKHLCESLANSCFPVNEGPSAHRLNELFLHQFCDAHTCTGRQKPFPKGGKKRTSILYIIISVMILMLLSFFYIFMYLYRRGIKRGSQVLKRIPKNKHMKKSS from the exons ATGGCGAAGTACACAAAACGGCTCGTcgtttttctatttctatgcTTGACAAATTCTCTTCATTTGTTGACTCTTTCTTGTTCTACTTCGCTTCAG GGTTCTAAAGACTATGCTGCTTCaag AGCTTTGCAGCATGAGCAAGGGAATGCCCATGAAGTGCATTGTTCAAGAGAAAGGAGTAGGGCAGCGTGGAAAATAATTGAGGAG TATTTGATGCCATTTGTTGAGAAGGAACATTATCAGGTTTCTACCGGGTGTAGGCTTCACCCTGATAATGACCTGTACAGGGATCAAGAGCAGCATAAGATCCATGAAGATGGAAATGAATGGCGATGTGGGTATTGTAGAAAGTCTTTCTACGAAGAGAGATATCTTAATAAGCATTTTGATAATAGACACTATAATCTGCTGAATGTG AGTCATAGTCGGTGCTTAGCAGACGTATGTGGTGCATTACATTGTGACTTTGTAATGGATTCTGCAACACGCAAGACTAAGTGCAATCCTGCAGCTGCTGCAAGGAATAAACATCTGTGTGAG AGTCTAGCTAATAGTTGTTTTCCAGTCAATGAAGGTCCTTCAGCTCATCGTCTTAATG AGCTCTTCTTGCATCAATTTTGTGATGCACACACTTGCACTGGGCGTCAGAAACCTTTTCCTAAGGGGGGCAAG AAGCGAACGAGTATACTGTACATCATAATATCTGTCATGATTTTGATGCTGCTgtcatttttctatattttcatGTACTTGTACAGGAG GGGAATAAAAAGGGGCAGCCAAGTACTGAAGCGGATACCAAAAAATAAACACATGAAGAAGTCTTCATAA
- the LOC8270507 gene encoding uncharacterized protein LOC8270507 isoform X1: protein MLGIRRTAIRWIHTTVDAPCLTRFTLQPPKSVEVEYANGSKFNLSAEFLRIHSPAVDGKVRSIGGEKVIFGRRHVGIMSAEPVGNYGVRMIFDDLHKTGIFTWDYFYHLGSNKFTLMRNYIKTLRKHGLSRDPPKRK, encoded by the exons ATGTTAGGGATACGGAGAACAGCCATCAGATGGATCCATACAACTGTGGATGCGCCCTgtctcaccagattcactctgcAACCACCCAAAAGT GTAGAGGTGGAATATGCTAATGGCAGCAAGTTCAATCTATCAGCTGAATTTTTGAGAATACATAGTCCAGCTGTTGATGGGAAAGTTAGGTCAATTGGAGGTGAGAAG GTGATATTTGGGCGGCGTCATGTTGGTATCATGTCTGCGGAGCCTGTAGGAAACTATGGGGTAAG GATGATATTTGATGATTTGCACAAAACTGGGATCTTTACATGGGATTATTTCTATCATCTTGGTAGCAATAAGTTTACCCTGATGAGAAATTATATCAAAACACTACGGAAGCATGGACTCAGCCGGGATCCacctaaaagaaaatga
- the LOC8270507 gene encoding uncharacterized protein LOC8270507 isoform X2 codes for MVVLVLIILCWVEVEYANGSKFNLSAEFLRIHSPAVDGKVRSIGGEKVIFGRRHVGIMSAEPVGNYGVRMIFDDLHKTGIFTWDYFYHLGSNKFTLMRNYIKTLRKHGLSRDPPKRK; via the exons ATGGTTGTACTTGTGTTGATAATTCTTTGCTGG GTAGAGGTGGAATATGCTAATGGCAGCAAGTTCAATCTATCAGCTGAATTTTTGAGAATACATAGTCCAGCTGTTGATGGGAAAGTTAGGTCAATTGGAGGTGAGAAG GTGATATTTGGGCGGCGTCATGTTGGTATCATGTCTGCGGAGCCTGTAGGAAACTATGGGGTAAG GATGATATTTGATGATTTGCACAAAACTGGGATCTTTACATGGGATTATTTCTATCATCTTGGTAGCAATAAGTTTACCCTGATGAGAAATTATATCAAAACACTACGGAAGCATGGACTCAGCCGGGATCCacctaaaagaaaatga